The following coding sequences are from one Xiphophorus couchianus chromosome 7, X_couchianus-1.0, whole genome shotgun sequence window:
- the acp6 gene encoding lysophosphatidic acid phosphatase type 6, translating into MRNLLTKAGLFGSVSVAFGTIWWSQQKTESNPITSSAAPNPNDACPASLYELQLVQVLFRHGARTPLKSIPDVMEAQWAPSLLEAPPYTHINYVVTDLKGGPQPRSPLEDNYRKNILSGGSFAGQLTTLGMQQLYELGETLRKKYIEETPLLSPTFSSTEVYVRSTNIVRTIESAKCLIAGLFKQKQKDIVSILTEEAESEILYPNYHGCKLLKVLSHPRWAKLSTLPGIAEDLQSILSALGVAAHQHVDFILIRDDMVAREAHGLPSPLVLSSWRNKVEERAVDMMCSLYKPNKREALQLSVGPLFHVLLENIEKKLQDNSAEANRKLFLYSAHDTTLIPCLMALEIFDMKWPPYAASITLELHKSRQTGDAFVKLSYIGQDQHIPGCSGVYCPLQEFKQVLSAYSLSSERYNSRCNSTGLTEP; encoded by the exons ATGAGGAACCTTTTGACCAAAGCAGGCTTGTTTGGCTCGGTATCAGTGGCCTTTGGCACGATTTGGTGGTCACAACAGAAAACCGAATCGAACCCGATCACTTCAAGCGCAGCCCCAAACCCAAATGATGCATGCCCTGCTTCTCTGTATGAACTCCAGCTGGTCCAGGTCTTGTTCCGTCATGGCGCTCGGACGCCGCTCAAGTCTATACCGGATGTGATGGAG GCTCAGTGGGCCCCATCGCTCCTAGAGGCCCCACCATACACACACATCAACTACGTGGTGACGGATCTTAAGGGAGGACCACAGCCTCGATCTCCTTTAGAGGACAACTATCGGAAAAACATACTGAGT gGTGGCTCCTTCGCTGGTCAGCTGACCACATTAGGCATGCAGCAGCTGTATGAGCTGGGTGAAACGCTGAGGAAGAAATATATAGAGGAGACACCTTTACTCAGTCCCACCTTTAGCTCAACGGAGGTCTA tGTGCGCTCCACTAACATTGTAAGGACTATTGAATCTGCCAAGTGCCTTATAGCTGGActctttaaacaaaaacagaaag ATATTGTGTCCATCCTAACAGAAGAGGCTGAATCTGAAATTCTCTACCCTAACTATCACGGTTGCAAGCTGCTCAAAGTCCTCAGCCA cCCCCGCTGGGCTAAGTTGTCCACTCTGCCTGGCATCGCTGAAGACCTGCAGAGCATCCTGAGTGCACTGGGGGTTGCTGCTCACCAGCACGTCGACTTCATCCTCATTAGGGATGACATGGTTGCCAGAGAG GCACACGGCCTTCCCAGCCCGCTGGTTCTGAGCTCCTGGAGGAATAAGGTGGAAGAGCGAGCTGTGGACATGATGTGCAGCCTCTACAAACCTAACAAGAG AGAGGCGCTGCAGCTGTCGGTGGGACCCCTCTTCCATGTTCTGTTAGAAAACATTGAGAAGAAACTACAGGACAACTCGGCAGAGGCGAACAG GAAGTTATTCCTGTACTCGGCTCATGACACCACCCTTATCCCGTGCCTCATGGCTTTGGAGATCTTTGACATGAAGTGGCCTCCGTACGCTGCCTCCATCACACTGGAGCTACACAAAAGCCGGCAGACGGGCGATGCCTTTGTGAAACTCTCATACATTGGTCAG GATCAACACATACCAGGTTGCAGTGGAGTCTACTGCCCCCTGCAGGAGTTCAAACAGGTCCTCTCTGCATACTCGTTAAGCTCTGAACGCTACAATTCTCGTTGCAACAGCACGGGACTCACTGAACCCTGA
- the gja5a gene encoding gap junction protein, alpha 5a, giving the protein MGDWSLLGNFLEEVQEHSTSVGKVWLTILFIFRILVLGTAAESSWGDEQSDFMCDTQQPGCTNVCYDSAFPIAHIRYWVLQIVFVSTPSLIYMGHAMHTVRMEEKRKRMEQEEREARGDDGEDLQKEKEFLQQKQKTAEGTGRVRLKGALLHTYILSILIRTVMEVTFIVVQYLIYGVFLKAMYLCTTWPCPNAVNCYMSRPTEKNIFIVFMLVVSGVSLLLSVLELYHLGWKSVKKCVRNKTLQKNNHRAVTVAVSTGLESNKHQQPSASCTPPPDFDHCLTAPRSMNPMTSIASHPFNTRMALQQNSANLATERHHSCDNLEDEEDFLRIRYEQLPAELPNGCSPLPLLHSGFLKDKRRLSRTSGTSSRARQDDLAV; this is encoded by the coding sequence ATGGGAGACTGGAGTCTTCTTGGGAATTTCCTTGAAGAGGTCCAGGAGCACTCCACTTCGGTCGGGAAGGTTTGGCTCACCATCTTGTTCATTTTCCGCATCCTGGTCCTGGGCACGGCGGCGGAGTCGTCCTGGGGCGACGAGCAGAGCGACTTCATGTGCGACACCCAGCAGCCCGGTTGCACCAATGTCTGCTACGACAGCGCCTTCCCTATTGCCCACATCCGCTACTGGGTGTTGCAGATCGTGTTTGTCTCCACGCCCTCACTCATCTACATGGGCCACGCCATGCACACGGTGCGTatggaggagaagaggaagaggatggagcaggaggagagggAGGCTAGAGGGGACGATGGAGAAGACCTGCAGAAGGAGAAGGAGTTCCtccaacagaaacagaaaacagctgagGGGACAGGTCGTGTCCGTCTAAAAGGAGCCCTGCTCCACACTTACATCCTGAGCATCTTGATCCGAACAGTGATGGAGGTCACCTTCATAGTGGTGCAGTATCTCATATATGGGGTATTCCTCAAGGCGATGTACCTCTGCACGACCTGGCCTTGTCCCAATGCCGTGAACTGCTACATGTCCCGACCCACAGAGAAGAACATCTTTATCGTCTTCATGCTGGTGGTGTCCGGCGTGTCTCTTCTGCTGTCCGTGTTGGAACTCTACCACCTTGGCTGGAAGAGCGTCAAGAAGTGCGTACGCAACAAGACGCTGCAGAAGAACAACCACAGGGCCGTGACAGTGGCCGTGTCCACAGGGTTGGAATCCAACAAGCACCAACAACCTTCCGCCTCTTGCACCCCACCCCCGGATTTCGATCACTGCCTGACCGCGCCGAGATCCATGAATCCCATGACTTCCATTGCCTCCCACCCGTTCAACACCAGGATGGCACTGCAGCAGAACTCGGCCAACCTGGCGACCGAGCGGCACCACAGCTGTGACAACCTGGAGGACGAGGAGGACTTCTTGAGGATCAGATACGAACAGCTGCCTGCAGAGCTTCCCAACGGCTGCTCGCCACTGCCGCTGCTCCATTCAGGCTTCCTGAAGGACAAACGACGCCTGAGCAGGACCAGCGGCACCAGCAGCCGGGCGCGGCAAGACGACCTGGCAGTGTAG